One genomic segment of Candidatus Dadabacteria bacterium includes these proteins:
- a CDS encoding LLM class flavin-dependent oxidoreductase translates to MKAAPLGLIVDSHSLDGIVEVSRLAEAAGFHSVWATELYRTAFQQLAAIAPRTSTIKLGTAVSLAFARSPLITAVSAMDVDEASGGRLILGLGSGARRTNEMWHGQPHGKPVARIRECVDIVRRVISVSHTGEDVVYGGEHYDINMKGFRRPFAPVRRSVPVFLAAVGENMARAAGQSADGYIGHIVCSRKYIEESVLPSLRDGLARSGRERSDFCVSSIFICAVCGADDLPEVRRAAKATVAFYATVKTYWKPFILHGFTEQIQKIRDAYFKGDVDGMVENVSDDMLETFAVVGPTDLCRKKIESCADFLDLPILSAPHYFLDPDQVAMYQNRIVEAFGS, encoded by the coding sequence ATGAAGGCGGCCCCGCTCGGATTGATAGTTGACTCCCACTCCCTTGACGGGATAGTGGAGGTTTCAAGATTGGCCGAAGCGGCGGGTTTTCATTCCGTTTGGGCGACGGAACTTTACAGAACGGCGTTTCAGCAGCTTGCGGCGATAGCCCCGCGCACATCAACAATCAAACTCGGCACTGCCGTCTCTCTGGCGTTTGCGAGGAGTCCCCTGATAACCGCCGTGAGCGCCATGGACGTGGACGAGGCGTCCGGCGGGCGGCTCATTTTAGGGCTCGGCTCCGGAGCCCGGCGCACAAACGAGATGTGGCACGGCCAGCCTCACGGCAAACCCGTTGCCAGAATCAGGGAGTGCGTTGACATAGTAAGGCGGGTGATTTCCGTCTCGCACACGGGGGAAGACGTGGTTTACGGGGGAGAGCATTACGACATCAATATGAAGGGTTTCAGGAGGCCGTTTGCGCCGGTCCGCCGGTCCGTCCCGGTGTTCCTCGCCGCGGTGGGGGAGAACATGGCGCGCGCGGCGGGACAGTCTGCGGACGGCTACATAGGACACATAGTCTGTTCAAGGAAATACATTGAAGAAAGTGTGCTTCCCTCCCTTCGGGACGGGCTTGCTCGGTCCGGACGGGAGCGGAGTGATTTTTGTGTCTCTTCCATATTCATTTGCGCGGTCTGCGGCGCGGACGACCTGCCGGAAGTCCGCAGAGCGGCAAAAGCAACTGTCGCGTTTTACGCCACGGTAAAGACATACTGGAAACCCTTCATTCTGCACGGCTTCACGGAGCAGATTCAGAAGATACGGGACGCCTACTTCAAAGGGGATGTTGACGGCATGGTGGAAAATGTGAGCGATGACATGCTTGAGACCTTCGCCGTTGTCGGCCCCACAGACCTGTGCAGAAAGAAAATTGAGAGTTGCGCCGACTTTCTTGACCTGCCGATCTTAAGCGCCCCCCACTACTTTCTTGACCCCGACCAGGTCGCCATGTATCAGAACAGAATAGTTGAGGCGTTTGGTTCCTGA
- the rplQ gene encoding 50S ribosomal protein L17 → MRNRRLGRKLGVKTKHRKAMFRNMATELFRHGGIQTTDARAKELKRVADKIITLAKNSAGEDAPDGGLSYKRRIFGYINDKEVARKVFTEIAGMHKERPGGYSRIVRLGFRRGDRTPVSRIELVTEEYKPSSKKKTQKKSNLPLPPSPEDEAKKEKEEALPETDSAVTEENAPKTPPEPSAAAPESAGESPDAPAEAAPEKQAEAAAEPEPETKPEN, encoded by the coding sequence ATGAGAAACAGAAGGCTGGGAAGAAAACTTGGCGTAAAGACCAAGCACAGAAAGGCGATGTTCCGCAACATGGCAACGGAGCTTTTCAGGCACGGCGGCATACAAACCACTGACGCCAGAGCCAAAGAACTGAAGCGCGTTGCGGACAAGATAATCACCCTTGCAAAGAACAGCGCCGGAGAGGACGCGCCGGACGGGGGGCTTTCCTATAAAAGGCGCATCTTCGGCTACATAAACGACAAGGAAGTGGCAAGAAAGGTGTTCACTGAAATTGCCGGAATGCACAAAGAGCGTCCCGGCGGATACTCAAGGATAGTCCGCCTCGGATTTCGCAGGGGAGACCGGACGCCCGTTTCGCGTATAGAACTTGTAACCGAGGAATACAAGCCGTCCTCAAAAAAGAAGACGCAAAAGAAATCAAACCTGCCGTTGCCGCCTTCTCCGGAAGATGAGGCGAAAAAGGAGAAAGAGGAGGCGTTGCCCGAAACCGATTCCGCCGTAACGGAGGAAAACGCGCCGAAAACGCCTCCCGAACCTTCCGCAGCCGCGCCGGAGAGCGCGGGCGAATCTCCCGATGCTCCCGCCGAAGCCGCGCCGGAGAAACAGGCCGAAGCCGCCGCCGAACCTGAACCGGAGACGAAACCGGAAAACTGA
- a CDS encoding DNA-directed RNA polymerase subunit alpha: MKDFQSNWTTLVRPKKVVKDEKTVTPFYSKFNFEPLERGYGVTVGNAMRRVLLSSLQGPAITAVKIGGVLHEFSSISGVAEDVSEILMNFKGVNFKANTPDMQVLELSFQGPGEIKASDIQSTNNMQVLNGDHYIATVSTKTKVEMSLVVETGRGYQPVEEREAPRSMGEEYLPVDAFFSPVTKVNYSIKNARVGRKTDYENLVLEIWTKGSVVPEDALAYAAKIITHQLKRFINFSDQGVDQEESEETYTIKGDEEILFTPLDEVDFSVRSLNCLTSANMEYVGDLVQKSESELLNLPSFGKSSLEDVLKKLKTLSPQMSLDMNINQEIYNRVKESRAKP; this comes from the coding sequence TTGAAAGATTTTCAGAGCAACTGGACAACACTCGTAAGGCCGAAAAAGGTCGTCAAGGACGAAAAGACCGTGACGCCTTTTTATTCAAAGTTCAACTTTGAGCCTCTTGAGAGGGGCTACGGCGTTACGGTCGGAAATGCGATGAGGAGGGTTCTGCTCTCCTCCCTTCAGGGACCCGCCATTACGGCGGTGAAGATAGGGGGCGTTCTTCACGAATTTTCCTCCATCTCCGGTGTTGCCGAAGATGTTTCGGAGATACTGATGAACTTCAAAGGGGTCAACTTCAAGGCGAACACGCCGGATATGCAGGTTTTGGAACTGTCTTTTCAGGGTCCCGGCGAGATCAAAGCCTCGGACATCCAATCAACAAACAATATGCAGGTTCTGAACGGCGACCATTACATAGCGACCGTTTCAACCAAGACCAAAGTTGAGATGAGTCTGGTGGTTGAGACCGGCAGGGGCTACCAGCCGGTTGAAGAGAGAGAGGCCCCGCGCTCAATGGGAGAGGAATACCTTCCGGTGGACGCCTTTTTCTCGCCGGTGACCAAGGTGAACTACTCCATAAAGAACGCCCGCGTCGGGAGGAAGACCGACTATGAAAATCTCGTGCTTGAGATATGGACAAAGGGCTCCGTGGTTCCCGAAGACGCGCTGGCGTATGCGGCGAAGATTATCACTCACCAACTCAAGCGGTTTATAAACTTCAGCGACCAGGGGGTTGATCAGGAAGAGAGCGAGGAGACCTATACGATAAAAGGGGACGAGGAAATTCTGTTCACTCCGCTTGACGAGGTGGACTTCTCCGTCCGCTCCCTTAACTGCCTGACCAGCGCCAATATGGAGTATGTCGGAGACCTTGTTCAAAAGAGTGAGAGCGAGTTGCTTAACCTGCCCAGTTTTGGCAAGAGCTCCCTTGAGGATGTGCTCAAGAAACTGAAGACCCTCTCGCCGCAGATGTCTCTTGATATGAATATCAATCAGGAGATATACAACCGGGTCAAAGAGAGCAGGGCAAAACCCTGA
- the rpsD gene encoding 30S ribosomal protein S4, with amino-acid sequence MARYTGPVCKICRREGEKLFLKGERCSTPKCAVERKPYPPGLQGKRIRRRSTEYGLRLREKQKARGIYGVTERQFKIYFREAVRTKGVTGSLLLSLIETRLDNVVFRLGFASSRNEARQLVNLGHVSVDGARVDVPSCRVKAGNVVEVREASRKMPGINRSLGLSEKKSLPGWLALEREKYRGKVVRTPQREDIQVPISENLIVEFYSRV; translated from the coding sequence ATGGCAAGATACACGGGTCCGGTTTGCAAAATTTGCAGGAGAGAGGGAGAGAAGCTGTTTCTCAAAGGCGAGAGGTGCTCAACCCCCAAGTGCGCCGTTGAGAGGAAGCCCTATCCTCCCGGCTTGCAGGGCAAGAGGATACGCAGAAGGAGCACTGAATACGGGTTGCGGTTGAGGGAGAAGCAGAAAGCCAGAGGCATATACGGAGTGACCGAGCGCCAGTTCAAAATTTATTTCAGAGAGGCGGTAAGAACCAAGGGGGTTACCGGTTCGCTTCTTCTCTCCCTGATTGAGACGCGCCTTGACAATGTGGTGTTTCGTCTGGGTTTTGCGTCTTCGCGCAATGAGGCGCGCCAGCTTGTCAATCTGGGGCATGTGTCCGTTGACGGCGCGCGCGTTGACGTGCCTTCATGCAGGGTGAAGGCGGGCAATGTTGTTGAGGTGCGGGAAGCAAGCAGGAAGATGCCGGGCATCAACCGCTCTCTGGGGCTGTCGGAGAAAAAGAGCCTTCCCGGGTGGCTCGCTCTGGAAAGGGAAAAATACAGGGGGAAGGTGGTAAGGACTCCGCAAAGGGAGGACATTCAGGTTCCCATCAGTGAGAACCTGATTGTTGAGTTTTATTCAAGGGTGTAG
- the rpsK gene encoding 30S ribosomal protein S11, producing the protein MATKGSKKKIKRSVDEGVVHIHATFSNTVITVSHPQGDVIAWSSGGARGFRGTRKGTPFAAQVAAEDVAKRAMGSGMKSARVYVKGPGPGREAAIRSIQAAGLRVSSIRDVTPIPHNGCRPRGRRRV; encoded by the coding sequence ATGGCAACCAAGGGATCAAAAAAGAAGATAAAGAGGTCTGTTGACGAGGGCGTCGTGCACATACACGCCACCTTCAGCAACACCGTTATCACCGTGTCCCACCCTCAGGGCGATGTTATTGCGTGGTCAAGCGGCGGAGCCAGAGGATTCAGGGGCACAAGGAAGGGAACTCCGTTCGCCGCTCAGGTGGCGGCCGAGGATGTGGCAAAGAGGGCAATGGGTTCCGGAATGAAATCCGCGCGGGTGTATGTCAAGGGGCCGGGTCCGGGGCGTGAAGCCGCCATAAGGTCAATTCAGGCGGCGGGTCTCAGGGTGTCTTCCATCAGGGACGTAACGCCCATACCGCACAACGGGTGCAGGCCGCGCGGCAGAAGAAGAGTGTGA
- the rpsM gene encoding 30S ribosomal protein S13: MPRIAGVDIPLEKRVEFALTYIYGIGRATASGIVGALNIDSAKRSKDLSEKEVADIRQYIERNCVVEGDLRKDVQMNIKRLVEIGCYRGIRHRTGLPVRGQKTKANARTRKGPRGTAIAKKKKAGK, from the coding sequence ATGCCGAGAATAGCCGGTGTTGACATACCCCTTGAGAAGAGAGTTGAGTTTGCCTTGACCTACATATACGGCATAGGCAGAGCCACGGCCTCGGGCATAGTGGGCGCTTTGAACATAGACTCCGCCAAACGGTCAAAAGACCTCAGTGAGAAAGAGGTGGCGGACATACGGCAATACATAGAGCGCAACTGCGTTGTTGAGGGAGACCTCAGGAAAGATGTGCAGATGAACATCAAACGCTTGGTTGAGATAGGGTGCTACAGGGGCATAAGGCATCGCACCGGTCTTCCGGTGCGCGGGCAGAAAACCAAGGCGAACGCGAGAACAAGGAAAGGCCCGCGGGGCACGGCGATAGCGAAGAAGAAAAAGGCGGGCAAGTAA
- the rpmJ gene encoding 50S ribosomal protein L36: MKVRSSVKKICNKCRIIKRRGVVRVICSNKRCKQRQG; encoded by the coding sequence TTGAAAGTAAGGTCGTCGGTAAAGAAGATTTGCAACAAGTGCAGGATTATCAAGCGCAGGGGCGTAGTGAGGGTGATTTGCTCAAACAAACGCTGCAAGCAGAGGCAGGGATAA
- the infA gene encoding translation initiation factor IF-1: MSKNETVEFEGTVVEALPNAMFRVEMENGSRVLAYVSGKMRRTRSRFVRIVPGDKVKIEMSPYDLSRGRITYRMKPERVN, encoded by the coding sequence ATGTCAAAGAACGAAACGGTTGAGTTTGAAGGAACGGTGGTTGAGGCGCTTCCCAACGCCATGTTCAGGGTTGAGATGGAGAACGGTTCAAGGGTTCTTGCCTATGTTTCAGGTAAAATGAGAAGAACAAGGTCAAGGTTTGTGAGGATAGTCCCCGGGGACAAGGTGAAGATAGAGATGTCTCCCTACGACCTGTCAAGGGGGAGAATCACATACAGGATGAAGCCGGAGAGAGTAAATTGA
- the map gene encoding type I methionyl aminopeptidase, translating into MTVAEIKEKFEGMRTVCSVVAEVLEKLSGAAREGVSTWELNRVAEQVADRRSARPAFKGYMDFPCSICVSVNDEVVHGIPSKDRVLCEGDIVGVDFGAYKAGFYGDSAVTIPVGAVTPAKERLLEIARRSLERGIEKAAPGARLYEVSETIQKYVESKGFSVVRAFVGHGIGRELHEKPQVPNFVPPGGASGGPVLRPGMALAIEPMVNEGSAEIKTLPDKWTVVTSDGKMSAHFEHTVAITENGPEVLTGFN; encoded by the coding sequence ATGACGGTTGCGGAGATAAAAGAGAAGTTTGAGGGCATGAGGACGGTGTGCTCCGTTGTGGCGGAGGTTCTTGAAAAACTCAGCGGGGCCGCCCGTGAAGGCGTGTCCACATGGGAACTCAACCGTGTGGCGGAACAAGTGGCGGACAGGCGGTCGGCAAGGCCCGCATTCAAGGGTTACATGGATTTCCCGTGCTCAATATGCGTATCGGTGAACGATGAGGTGGTGCACGGCATACCGTCAAAAGACAGGGTGCTTTGCGAGGGCGACATAGTGGGAGTGGATTTCGGCGCCTACAAAGCCGGGTTTTACGGCGACTCCGCCGTAACCATTCCCGTGGGCGCGGTTACCCCCGCAAAAGAGCGTCTGCTGGAAATTGCGCGGCGGTCGCTTGAGCGCGGCATAGAGAAAGCCGCCCCCGGCGCGCGGCTCTACGAAGTGTCCGAAACCATACAGAAATATGTTGAAAGCAAAGGGTTTTCAGTGGTAAGGGCGTTTGTGGGGCACGGCATAGGAAGGGAACTTCACGAGAAGCCGCAAGTGCCCAATTTTGTTCCGCCCGGCGGCGCAAGCGGGGGTCCTGTTTTGCGTCCGGGCATGGCTCTTGCCATAGAACCGATGGTGAATGAAGGCTCGGCGGAGATAAAAACTTTGCCCGATAAGTGGACTGTTGTTACAAGTGATGGTAAAATGTCCGCTCATTTTGAGCACACGGTGGCGATAACTGAGAACGGCCCCGAGGTGCTCACGGGGTTTAACTGA
- a CDS encoding adenylate kinase, whose translation MMNLIIFGPPGAGKGTQAEFISASFGVAHISTGDMLREAVKNETETGLLAKSYMDAGKLVPDEVVIEIIRQKIENLGGAGFLLDGFPRTAEQARALDGMLESRREAIDAVLSLEVDEEEIVKRLLLRAETEGRADDNEAVIRERMNVYRRQTLPLAEYYGNRGVFRAIDGTGTIDEVRGRIHSEVSPPEKA comes from the coding sequence ATCATGAATTTGATTATATTCGGACCCCCCGGAGCGGGGAAGGGAACTCAGGCGGAGTTCATCTCCGCATCTTTCGGAGTGGCGCACATATCCACCGGAGATATGCTCAGGGAAGCCGTGAAGAATGAGACCGAAACGGGCCTTCTTGCGAAAAGTTATATGGATGCGGGCAAACTCGTTCCCGACGAGGTGGTCATAGAGATAATAAGACAGAAGATAGAGAACCTCGGCGGCGCGGGTTTTCTTCTGGACGGTTTTCCCAGAACCGCCGAACAGGCGCGCGCTCTGGACGGCATGCTTGAGAGCCGCCGCGAAGCCATAGACGCGGTTTTGTCTCTTGAGGTGGACGAGGAGGAAATTGTAAAACGGCTTCTGCTCAGGGCGGAAACAGAGGGCAGGGCGGATGACAACGAGGCCGTCATAAGGGAAAGAATGAATGTTTACCGGCGGCAGACTTTGCCGCTTGCCGAATACTACGGTAACAGGGGCGTCTTCCGCGCCATAGACGGAACCGGGACGATTGACGAGGTTAGGGGGAGGATACATTCTGAAGTATCCCCGCCGGAAAAGGCATGA